From a single Geothermobacter hydrogeniphilus genomic region:
- a CDS encoding methyl-accepting chemotaxis protein, which yields MKSVSLRFKLIAGGVLIPAVILGGLFVAFYRTEKDRVLNEYIDQSRVLARTVESARQEMEEKWSLGLFNVGMVKQYAEAGERDKVLAAVPVVSAWNSAMRKAREGGYTFKVPKFQPRNPKNQPDELEARALKALKQGQKEYVEIDSQNNAVHYFRPVVLTEVCLNCHGDPATAETLWGNKDGLDPTGSKMENWKVGEIHGAFEIIHSLDAADAQLAGILLMGGGTMFAALVAFAVLIGLFSSRAVINPLRSVVAMLEGMQTGQLDRRLNLKRNDEIGRLGKALDTFAASLQDEILTAFDRLAAGDFTFKAKGLIREPLAKANRSLNLLLGQVQTAGREIAMASNDVSRSSQALSDGATESAASLEEINASMQELANQTKQNAENANAANDLSSQARKAAESGAEQMTEMVAAMDEINESGRSISNIIKVIDEIAFQTNLLALNAAVEAARAGTAGKGFAVVAEEVRNLAGRSARAARETAEMIESTVAKTERGTEIADRTSASLEEIVSGISKASDLVAEIAQASSEQAQGISQITSGLNQIDQVTQKNTNSAESSAAAAEELSGQAAQLQEMLASFKLENGLGVES from the coding sequence ATGAAATCCGTGTCCCTGCGATTCAAGCTGATCGCCGGCGGGGTTCTGATCCCGGCGGTGATTCTCGGTGGTCTGTTCGTCGCGTTCTACCGGACTGAAAAGGACCGGGTTCTGAACGAGTATATCGATCAGTCGCGTGTGCTGGCGCGCACCGTGGAGTCCGCCCGCCAGGAAATGGAGGAAAAATGGTCTCTCGGGCTTTTCAATGTCGGGATGGTGAAGCAATATGCTGAAGCGGGAGAGCGGGACAAAGTACTTGCCGCGGTGCCGGTTGTTTCGGCCTGGAACTCGGCCATGCGCAAGGCCCGGGAGGGCGGCTATACCTTCAAGGTTCCCAAGTTTCAGCCGCGGAACCCGAAAAACCAGCCGGATGAGCTGGAGGCCAGGGCCCTGAAAGCTCTCAAGCAGGGGCAGAAGGAATATGTTGAAATCGATTCGCAGAACAATGCGGTTCACTATTTCCGGCCCGTTGTTCTGACAGAGGTCTGCCTGAATTGCCATGGCGATCCGGCCACGGCGGAAACCCTCTGGGGCAACAAGGATGGTCTCGATCCGACCGGCAGCAAGATGGAAAACTGGAAGGTCGGTGAGATTCACGGCGCCTTTGAAATCATCCATTCCCTCGACGCCGCCGATGCTCAGCTGGCGGGGATCCTGCTCATGGGGGGCGGCACCATGTTCGCCGCCCTGGTGGCCTTCGCGGTTCTGATCGGTTTGTTCTCATCACGGGCGGTCATCAATCCGCTCCGTTCAGTGGTAGCCATGCTTGAAGGGATGCAGACAGGCCAGCTCGATCGGCGTCTGAACCTGAAGCGCAACGATGAAATCGGACGTCTCGGCAAGGCCCTGGATACCTTCGCCGCCAGTCTGCAGGATGAGATTCTGACCGCGTTTGACCGCCTGGCCGCCGGCGATTTCACTTTCAAGGCCAAGGGGTTGATCCGGGAACCGCTGGCGAAAGCCAACCGCAGCCTGAACCTGCTGCTGGGCCAGGTGCAGACCGCCGGGCGGGAAATCGCCATGGCCTCTAATGATGTCTCCCGATCGAGCCAGGCGCTCTCGGACGGCGCGACCGAATCGGCCGCGTCGCTGGAGGAAATCAACGCCTCGATGCAGGAACTCGCCAACCAGACCAAGCAGAATGCCGAAAATGCCAATGCCGCCAACGATCTTTCCAGCCAGGCGCGCAAGGCGGCGGAGAGCGGCGCCGAGCAGATGACGGAGATGGTCGCGGCGATGGACGAAATCAACGAATCGGGACGCAGTATCTCCAATATCATCAAGGTGATCGACGAAATCGCTTTCCAGACCAACCTGCTGGCTCTCAACGCTGCCGTCGAAGCGGCGCGGGCCGGAACCGCCGGCAAGGGCTTCGCGGTCGTGGCGGAGGAAGTTCGCAACCTGGCCGGGCGGAGTGCCAGGGCCGCTCGCGAGACGGCCGAGATGATTGAATCCACGGTGGCCAAGACTGAACGGGGAACCGAAATCGCGGACCGGACGTCAGCCTCGCTGGAGGAGATTGTCAGCGGCATTAGCAAGGCCTCGGACCTGGTGGCCGAAATCGCCCAGGCGAGCAGCGAACAGGCTCAGGGGATCAGCCAGATCACCTCCGGGCTGAACCAGATCGACCAGGTGACGCAGAAGAATACCAACAGCGCTGAAAGTTCGGCCGCCGCCGCCGAGGAATTATCGGGTCAAGCGGCGCAGTTGCAGGAAATGCTGGCCAGTTTCAAGCTTGAAAACGGCCTTGGAGTTGAAAGCTGA
- a CDS encoding response regulator transcription factor, whose protein sequence is MPQAPLTQPILIIEDDPNTAALVETYLRREGFTTLTASGGIRALELARSCKPGFVILDIMLPEVDGWEICRRLRRESEVPILILTAREEEIDRVLGLSLGADDYVVKPFSPRELVERVRAILRRTQAGRTEQKSELCQGRLCLDPEQHRVTLAGKTIDLTGAEFRLLQVLLGTPGRVFSRGELLERLYDNGETVVEKVIDVHIGKLRQKLGDHAAEPEFIETVRGFGYRLKS, encoded by the coding sequence ATGCCTCAGGCCCCTCTCACCCAACCGATCCTGATCATCGAGGATGATCCCAACACCGCGGCACTGGTCGAAACCTACCTGCGGCGCGAAGGATTCACGACCCTCACCGCCAGTGGAGGGATCCGGGCACTGGAGTTGGCCCGCTCGTGCAAACCGGGCTTTGTCATCCTCGACATTATGCTGCCGGAAGTGGACGGCTGGGAGATCTGCCGGCGCCTGCGCCGGGAATCAGAGGTTCCCATCCTGATCCTGACCGCTCGCGAAGAGGAGATCGACCGGGTTCTCGGCCTCTCCCTCGGAGCCGACGACTACGTGGTCAAACCCTTCAGCCCGCGGGAACTGGTCGAACGGGTCCGGGCGATCCTGCGCCGAACTCAGGCCGGCAGGACGGAACAAAAGTCGGAACTCTGCCAGGGAAGGCTCTGTCTCGATCCGGAGCAGCACCGGGTCACCCTTGCGGGGAAAACCATTGATCTGACCGGCGCCGAATTCCGTCTGCTGCAGGTTCTGCTCGGGACTCCGGGCAGGGTCTTCTCGCGCGGAGAACTGCTGGAGAGACTCTATGACAACGGGGAGACGGTGGTCGAAAAGGTGATCGATGTCCACATCGGCAAACTTCGCCAGAAGCTCGGCGACCACGCCGCCGAGCCGGAGTTCATCGAAACGGTGCGCGGCTTCGGCTACCGGCTGAAATCCTGA
- a CDS encoding sensor histidine kinase gives MKQRLVWKLLLINLPVIGVIMLVVWLAIDQLAANYFMVLMDKYMVAPTETHQAFLDAIHHYLIWAGLAGLALALLLSYLLTRRVLRPLGQMTRISGEVAAGNFDGRVAVTSADEIGQLGRSFNRMADNLQQLERLRRNMVSDIAHELRTPLTNLRGYLEALSDEVVPPSKKTFVMLQQEILRLVHLVEDLQQLSRADAARAYLNRRPLSLPEEIGRMLALYRPHFETRAQRVETAFAADAVTVHADRDKLLQAIRNLVDNACKYAPAGSTIHISGERRTNDIRVTFTNSGPPIPAESLPLLFQRFYRADPSRSREAGGAGIGLAIVKELIEAHGGRVGAESSEGENRIWFELPD, from the coding sequence ATGAAGCAGCGCCTGGTGTGGAAACTGCTGCTGATCAATCTGCCGGTGATCGGCGTGATCATGCTGGTTGTCTGGCTGGCCATCGACCAGCTGGCGGCCAACTACTTCATGGTGCTGATGGACAAGTACATGGTGGCGCCGACCGAAACCCACCAGGCCTTTCTGGACGCCATTCATCACTACCTGATCTGGGCCGGCCTCGCCGGTCTGGCCCTGGCCCTGCTGCTCAGTTACCTGCTGACCCGCCGGGTGCTGCGGCCGCTGGGACAGATGACCAGGATCAGCGGCGAAGTCGCCGCCGGCAACTTCGATGGCCGGGTCGCGGTCACCTCCGCCGACGAAATCGGACAGCTCGGCAGATCCTTCAACCGCATGGCCGACAACCTGCAGCAGCTTGAACGGCTGCGCCGCAACATGGTCAGCGACATCGCCCACGAACTGCGTACCCCGCTGACCAATCTGCGCGGCTACCTCGAAGCCCTCAGCGACGAGGTGGTGCCGCCGTCGAAGAAAACTTTTGTCATGCTGCAACAGGAGATTCTTCGTCTGGTCCACCTGGTCGAGGACCTGCAGCAGCTCTCCCGCGCCGATGCCGCCCGTGCCTACCTGAATCGTCGGCCGCTCTCCCTGCCGGAGGAGATCGGCCGCATGCTCGCCCTTTACCGGCCCCATTTCGAAACCCGCGCCCAGCGGGTGGAAACCGCTTTCGCGGCGGATGCCGTAACCGTCCATGCTGACCGCGACAAGCTGCTGCAGGCAATCCGCAACCTGGTCGACAACGCCTGCAAGTATGCTCCCGCCGGCAGCACCATCCACATCAGCGGTGAACGGCGAACCAACGACATCCGGGTGACCTTCACCAACAGCGGTCCGCCGATCCCTGCCGAATCCCTGCCGCTGCTGTTTCAGCGTTTCTACCGGGCCGATCCCTCCCGCTCCCGCGAGGCCGGTGGTGCCGGCATCGGCCTCGCCATCGTCAAGGAACTGATCGAAGCCCACGGCGGCCGGGTCGGTGCCGAGAGTTCCGAGGGTGAAAACCGCATCTGGTTTGAACTGCCGGACTGA
- a CDS encoding Lrp/AsnC family transcriptional regulator, with protein sequence MDIIRTIDEIDHKILTILQEKARIPNAEVARQVGMAPSAVLERIRKLEERGIIEGYEVRLNPLPFKQGLAAFVLVEIDRSRGNGSLEQRLAEVSGVQEVHQIAGEDGYLLKVRAADPKALGQLLRDQLLTIPGVKGSRTQVVLNTVKETRRIELE encoded by the coding sequence ATGGACATCATCAGAACAATCGACGAAATCGATCACAAAATACTGACCATTCTTCAGGAAAAGGCCAGAATCCCCAATGCCGAGGTTGCCCGGCAGGTCGGCATGGCACCTTCGGCGGTGCTGGAACGGATTCGCAAGCTGGAGGAACGGGGGATTATCGAGGGTTACGAAGTACGCCTCAATCCGCTTCCCTTCAAACAGGGGCTGGCGGCCTTCGTCCTGGTCGAAATCGACCGCAGCCGCGGCAACGGCAGCCTGGAGCAGCGTCTGGCCGAAGTGTCGGGGGTGCAGGAGGTTCACCAGATCGCCGGCGAGGACGGCTACCTGCTGAAAGTTCGCGCCGCCGACCCGAAAGCGCTCGGTCAATTACTGCGCGACCAGTTACTGACCATTCCCGGCGTCAAAGGAAGCCGTACCCAGGTGGTACTGAACACGGTCAAGGAGACGCGGCGGATCGAGCTGGAATAA
- the lysA gene encoding diaminopimelate decarboxylase: MPMSNAFKERLFPDLEQIADHFGTPFHIYDEAGILETGRQLKEAFAGIDGFQEYYAVKALPNLKILELMKQLGFGFDCSSIAELIMARQVGAEPMEIMFTSNNTDQEEFDAALKDGGCILNLDDISLIDKVPNPFPELICFRYNPGPRRTGNIIIGNPVEAKYGVTHEQVIEAYRRARQRGAKRFGLHTMVASNERDYSYMVETARMLLEIAALVESELDIRFEFLNIGGGFGIPYRPEDKELDIRSMSREITELFNTFKREHGYAPRMVMESGRWMTGPHGVLVTRAINHKDTYRKYVGVDACMSSLMRPALYEAYHHIDILNGADRPHEVVDVVGSLCENNDKFAVQRELPRVEDGDLLVIHDTGAHGHAMGFQYNGRLRPQELLLRGDGRVELIRRAETLEDYFATQNFKADSFTPAK, translated from the coding sequence ATGCCCATGTCAAACGCATTCAAAGAGCGGCTCTTTCCCGACCTGGAACAGATCGCCGACCACTTCGGCACCCCGTTCCATATCTACGATGAGGCCGGCATCCTGGAGACCGGCCGCCAGCTCAAGGAAGCCTTCGCCGGAATCGACGGCTTCCAGGAATATTACGCGGTCAAGGCGCTGCCGAACCTGAAAATTCTTGAACTGATGAAACAGCTCGGCTTCGGCTTCGACTGCAGTTCGATTGCTGAACTGATCATGGCCCGCCAGGTCGGCGCCGAGCCGATGGAGATCATGTTCACCTCCAACAACACCGATCAGGAGGAGTTCGACGCGGCATTGAAGGATGGCGGCTGCATTCTCAATCTGGACGATATCTCGCTGATCGACAAGGTCCCGAATCCCTTCCCGGAACTGATCTGCTTCCGCTACAATCCGGGTCCGCGCCGTACCGGCAACATCATCATCGGCAACCCGGTCGAGGCCAAGTACGGCGTCACCCATGAGCAGGTGATCGAGGCCTACCGGCGCGCGCGACAGCGGGGCGCGAAACGCTTCGGACTGCACACCATGGTCGCCTCCAACGAACGCGACTACAGCTACATGGTCGAAACCGCCCGCATGCTGCTGGAAATCGCCGCACTGGTCGAATCCGAGCTCGACATCCGCTTTGAATTCCTCAATATCGGCGGCGGCTTCGGCATCCCCTACCGGCCCGAGGACAAAGAACTCGATATCCGCAGCATGAGCCGGGAGATCACCGAGCTGTTCAATACTTTCAAACGGGAGCATGGCTACGCGCCGCGCATGGTGATGGAGTCGGGTCGCTGGATGACCGGCCCGCACGGCGTACTGGTGACCCGCGCCATCAATCACAAGGATACCTACCGCAAATATGTCGGCGTTGACGCCTGCATGTCCAGCCTGATGCGCCCGGCACTCTACGAGGCCTACCACCATATCGACATACTCAACGGCGCGGACCGGCCGCACGAGGTCGTCGACGTGGTCGGTTCGCTGTGCGAAAACAACGACAAGTTCGCCGTCCAGCGGGAACTGCCTCGGGTCGAGGACGGGGATCTGCTGGTCATCCATGATACCGGCGCCCACGGCCACGCCATGGGTTTCCAGTACAACGGTCGGCTGCGGCCGCAGGAACTGCTGTTGCGCGGTGACGGCCGGGTGGAACTCATCCGGCGGGCGGAAACCCTGGAAGACTACTTCGCCACCCAGAACTTTAAGGCCGACAGTTTTACCCCCGCAAAGTAA
- a CDS encoding RrF2 family transcriptional regulator, giving the protein MKLSTKSRYGVRALFDMAYHGGNMPCQIKDISRRQKISPRYLEQIFQELKKGGLLNSRRGPQGGYTLAKAPDKMTVKDIIEAAEGEVFLVACTARDKACRKNCEFDNQCVTQKIWQEANNRLNDYFSSLSLQDLCEMARDMGLEKELDHRFMYFI; this is encoded by the coding sequence ATGAAGCTTTCGACCAAAAGCCGCTATGGAGTACGCGCCCTTTTCGACATGGCCTATCATGGTGGCAACATGCCCTGTCAGATCAAGGACATATCGCGACGGCAGAAAATCTCGCCGCGCTACCTGGAACAAATCTTTCAGGAGCTGAAAAAAGGCGGATTGCTCAACAGCCGCAGAGGACCGCAGGGGGGATACACCCTGGCCAAAGCCCCTGACAAGATGACCGTCAAGGATATTATCGAAGCCGCCGAGGGTGAAGTTTTTCTGGTCGCCTGCACCGCCCGCGATAAAGCCTGCCGGAAAAACTGTGAATTTGACAACCAGTGTGTCACCCAGAAAATCTGGCAGGAAGCCAACAACCGGCTCAACGATTACTTCAGTTCCCTGAGCCTGCAGGATCTCTGCGAAATGGCCCGGGACATGGGACTGGAAAAAGAACTTGATCACCGTTTCATGTATTTCATCTGA
- the cysK gene encoding cysteine synthase A produces MPVAVSENPLVQIGNTPLIRISSSSAENGAAIWGKLEAANPGGSVKDRIALAMIEKAEADGCLQPGATIVEPTSGNTGIGLSLVAAVKGYRLILTMPDSMSIERRRLLGAYGAELVLTPGSKGMRGAIDKAEEIARQKKCFMPQQFNNPANPLVHRQTTGPEIIRALDGGLDAFVAGVGTGGTITGVGHALRDHGLKPLIVAVEPADSPVLSGGAPGPHKIQGIGAGFIPEILDQQIYSEVIQVKNEDAIATARKMARETGLFTGISSGANVFAATQIARRLGPGKTVVTVLCDTGERYLSTGIFD; encoded by the coding sequence ATGCCTGTCGCCGTCAGTGAAAATCCCCTCGTCCAGATCGGCAACACCCCGCTGATACGCATCAGTTCTTCCTCTGCAGAAAACGGGGCCGCGATCTGGGGCAAGCTTGAGGCCGCCAATCCGGGCGGGAGCGTCAAGGACCGCATCGCCCTGGCGATGATTGAAAAAGCGGAAGCAGACGGTTGCCTCCAACCGGGCGCGACCATTGTCGAACCGACCAGCGGCAACACCGGCATCGGCCTTTCCCTGGTGGCGGCGGTCAAGGGCTACCGTCTGATCCTGACCATGCCCGACAGCATGAGCATCGAACGGCGGCGCCTGCTCGGCGCCTATGGCGCGGAACTGGTCCTGACTCCCGGCTCCAAGGGGATGCGGGGCGCGATTGACAAGGCCGAGGAGATCGCCCGGCAGAAAAAGTGCTTCATGCCCCAGCAGTTCAACAATCCCGCCAACCCGCTCGTTCACCGGCAGACCACCGGCCCGGAAATCATCCGTGCCTTAGATGGCGGACTCGACGCCTTCGTCGCCGGGGTCGGCACCGGCGGCACGATCACCGGAGTCGGCCACGCCCTGCGGGACCACGGGCTGAAACCGCTGATCGTGGCGGTCGAACCGGCCGACTCGCCGGTCCTCTCCGGCGGGGCCCCGGGACCACACAAGATCCAGGGCATCGGCGCCGGCTTCATTCCCGAGATCCTCGACCAACAGATTTACAGTGAAGTCATCCAGGTTAAAAATGAGGATGCCATTGCCACGGCCAGAAAGATGGCGCGTGAAACGGGGCTGTTCACCGGTATTTCCAGCGGCGCCAATGTCTTTGCCGCCACGCAGATCGCCCGTCGCCTCGGCCCCGGAAAGACTGTCGTGACAGTCCTCTGCGACACCGGGGAACGCTATCTCTCGACCGGGATTTTTGACTGA
- the larE gene encoding ATP-dependent sacrificial sulfur transferase LarE — protein MIEQKYRQLQQILRDLESVVVAFSGGVDSTLLLKVAVDTLGSDKVLALTATSPTYPQFEFEQACRLAAEFGARQVVIESNELEIPGFAKNDRRRCYHCKHELFSLCRAKARELGFRAILDGSNCDDLQDHRPGREAAAELEVRSPLLEAGFGKDDIRRLSRQLGLETADKQAFACLSSRFPYGTEITPERLRQIDSCETFLREQGIRNYRVRYHDSVARIEVAPLEIARFLDEDFRSLVVDAFKKAGFTYVALDLQGYRTGSMNEV, from the coding sequence ATGATCGAACAGAAATACCGTCAATTGCAGCAGATCCTGCGCGACCTCGAGTCCGTGGTTGTCGCCTTCTCCGGCGGCGTCGACTCGACCCTGCTGCTCAAGGTGGCCGTTGACACCCTCGGTTCCGACAAGGTGCTGGCCCTGACCGCGACCTCGCCGACCTATCCGCAGTTCGAATTTGAACAGGCCTGCCGCCTGGCCGCGGAGTTCGGCGCCCGGCAGGTGGTCATCGAAAGCAATGAGCTGGAGATCCCCGGGTTCGCCAAAAACGACCGTCGACGCTGTTACCACTGCAAGCACGAACTCTTCTCCCTGTGCCGCGCCAAGGCCCGTGAACTCGGCTTCCGGGCGATTCTCGACGGCTCCAATTGCGACGATCTGCAGGATCACCGTCCGGGACGCGAGGCCGCCGCCGAGCTTGAGGTCCGTTCCCCGCTGCTCGAAGCCGGTTTCGGCAAGGACGACATCCGCCGACTGAGCCGTCAACTGGGGCTGGAAACCGCCGACAAACAGGCCTTTGCCTGTCTTTCATCGCGTTTTCCCTACGGCACCGAAATCACCCCTGAACGCCTGCGACAGATCGACTCCTGTGAAACCTTCCTGCGGGAACAGGGCATCCGCAACTACCGGGTCCGCTACCACGACAGCGTCGCCAGAATCGAGGTCGCGCCGCTGGAGATCGCCCGCTTTCTCGATGAGGATTTTCGCAGCCTGGTCGTCGACGCTTTCAAGAAAGCGGGTTTCACCTACGTGGCCCTCGACCTGCAGGGCTACCGAACCGGCAGCATGAACGAAGTCTGA
- a CDS encoding thermonuclease family protein has product MRLLLCLCLLLLTLQPATAENLRGKVTWIYDGDTLKVAGVGKVRLIGIDAPEHANSDRDRFYRRWNIPPARLRKIAAAGKQFQIRTVKGKIVRLKFDRTKRDKYGRTLAYIILPGGRMLNRVLLEKGYATVFRRYGFKLKKDFLEVEAAARKAGVGLWSRD; this is encoded by the coding sequence ATGAGATTGCTCCTCTGCCTCTGCCTGCTGCTTCTGACCCTCCAGCCGGCCACGGCGGAAAACCTTCGCGGCAAAGTAACCTGGATCTACGACGGTGACACCCTCAAGGTCGCCGGGGTCGGCAAGGTCCGCCTGATCGGCATCGATGCCCCGGAACATGCGAATTCGGACCGCGACCGCTTCTACCGCCGCTGGAACATCCCCCCCGCGCGTCTCCGGAAAATTGCCGCCGCGGGCAAGCAGTTCCAGATCAGGACCGTTAAGGGCAAGATCGTCAGGCTGAAATTTGATCGGACAAAACGGGACAAGTACGGCCGCACCCTCGCCTACATCATCCTCCCCGGCGGCCGCATGCTCAACCGGGTGTTGCTCGAAAAGGGCTACGCGACCGTCTTCCGACGCTATGGTTTCAAACTGAAAAAAGATTTTCTTGAAGTGGAAGCTGCGGCCCGCAAGGCAGGGGTCGGGTTGTGGAGCAGGGATTGA
- a CDS encoding SDR family oxidoreductase yields MRTVFITGASAGFGAACARRFAAAGDRLVLAARRLDKLQALKSELGDAPVYLAELDVRDSEAVRAVVAALPTEFAAVDVLVNNAGLAVGLEPAWEVDLDDWERMIDTNIKGLAYCTRALLGGMVERRRGHVINIGSIAGSWPYAGGNVYGATKAFVQQFTRNLRTDLHGTGVRATCIEPGMAETEFSQVRFKGDDEKAAGVYKGTRALTAEDIAECVFWCAGLPEHVNINQLEVMPTEQTWGATMVYREQGG; encoded by the coding sequence ATGCGAACTGTTTTCATCACCGGCGCCTCGGCCGGATTCGGGGCTGCCTGTGCGCGGCGCTTTGCCGCGGCGGGGGATCGGCTGGTGCTTGCCGCGCGGCGGCTGGACAAGCTGCAGGCGCTCAAGAGCGAGCTGGGCGATGCCCCGGTGTATCTGGCCGAACTCGACGTGCGCGACAGTGAGGCGGTCAGAGCAGTGGTCGCGGCGCTGCCGACCGAATTCGCCGCGGTCGATGTGCTGGTCAACAACGCCGGGCTGGCGGTCGGCCTGGAACCGGCCTGGGAGGTCGACCTGGACGACTGGGAGCGGATGATCGACACCAATATCAAGGGCCTGGCCTACTGCACCCGGGCCCTGCTCGGCGGTATGGTCGAACGCCGCCGCGGGCATGTCATCAACATCGGTTCGATCGCCGGTTCCTGGCCCTATGCCGGCGGCAACGTCTACGGCGCCACCAAGGCTTTCGTGCAGCAGTTCACCCGCAACCTGCGCACCGACCTGCATGGTACCGGGGTGCGCGCCACCTGCATCGAGCCGGGGATGGCCGAAACCGAGTTTTCGCAGGTCAGGTTCAAGGGGGATGATGAAAAAGCGGCCGGGGTTTACAAGGGCACCCGGGCGTTGACCGCCGAGGATATCGCCGAGTGTGTCTTCTGGTGTGCCGGCCTGCCGGAGCATGTCAACATCAACCAGCTGGAGGTGATGCCGACGGAGCAGACCTGGGGAGCAACCATGGTTTATCGGGAGCAGGGCGGCTGA